DNA from Dermochelys coriacea isolate rDerCor1 chromosome 20, rDerCor1.pri.v4, whole genome shotgun sequence:
cctctttgaaaccccctttcaggtagttgaaagcagctatcaaatcccccctcaaatCCCACCAAAGGAACTCAAAGTTCTTTTTCCTGTCCAATTCTTAGTTTTTCGCACACCCAACGGTTTGAACGAAATCACCCTCCATTACATTCATGCTGCTCCactgcagttgtgtgtgtgtgtggggggggaatgtcCTTTGTTAAGCTGCTTCAGGTGGCTTCAAAACCACAGAACACAGTGAGTGCCACTAGAGAGCTCCCAAAGTAATTAAAAGGGGACTACTTTGTTGCTACACAAAACATTGGCATCAATGGAATTTCACAGAGTGTAACtggagagcaaaatttggccctgatGCATATGCCTCTCAGCAAACTGCCTTATAAATGTGTGTCCATTTCccttaaaccaggggtggccaacctaaggctccagagccacatgcggctcttcagaagttaatatgcggctccttgtctaggccccgactccggggctggagcggCAGGCGccagctttccaatgtgctggggggtgctcactgctcaacccctggccctgcccccactacattccttcccaccccctcccctgagtctgcTATGCcctcgcccctccccctccctcccagagccgccTGCATGCCACGAACCAGCTGATCAGGAGGCGCGGGACAGGGGCACTGATCGGctgggctgccggtgggtgggaggtgctgggaacgGGGGgatggagctgatggggggctgctgatgtattactatggctctttggtaatgtacattggtaaattctggctcaggttggccacccctgccttaaacATTAATTAAAGGTCTGGACAGCAGACTAAATTACATATGCATTTTATTAGACAAACACTGGAAAGTGACGAGAAGTTTCCAACAATACGAGCTCCTGAGCCCAAAGAACAAACAATAGTGCGACACGTTTTATATACAACATAAGGCCAGATAACTTTCAATTCAAAGTCCATTGGAAATAAAACAGTGGGAATTATGTGCAATGTGAGATACAAATGTGGCAAATGCCGAACAAGTTGGGAATACCCATTGCACACAGAACTCAATACAATTTGGATGAGCTAAAGCATATTGTGTTGTAAATTTCTAGACAAGGAACCGTTTGTACAACTGAATAATGAAATAACCTGGGTAACATAAATAGGTGTCCAAGCTATGGAGAGAAAGAGCCATGTCCATTGTGTGCTGTAATGGACTCAGAGACCTCATTTTGAAATGTACATTAGATCTGGACAAGAAATAATAATCAGGTGCCTGGTTCTAACATTATTCAGAAAGTGCTTAACATAACGGTTCTCTTGCCATTCTAAATTTTACACAACTGAGCTTTGGCATAAAAAATATCCAAATCCATGAGCTACTCCTTGgtatggggaaaaagaaaaatacatgggAAAGGGAAGGTGGTTTTATTAGTTGCACTAGGACTTGTCGAGGCTATGTAATCACCAGAGATGTTCAGAAAATGGGGAAACCTTTTTATCCAGAAAAATTCAATATTTCACTTGAAAAAAGGTAGCCCCTAAACTGAACGTTTTTGAAGGAAAACCAAATTTTCCGCATTTTTGGGGGAGATTTTGGCATGTTTGGCTCAAAACTTTTGGGTGAAAATTAACAGAAATGTTTGGGTTTGTCAAAAACATCATCTTTTCAGCTTTCAAAAATTCAAAGTTTTTGAGGAAAGCACACACGTCCTGCTGTTTGGAGAAATATGTACTTTCTCTTCTTGTTGGATAGAGATTATAGGTTTCTAAGTGAGAGATAATAGATAGCAAGATTGAAAAAAGAACTGATTCAAGGCAATGTCTGGAAAATTTAGATATAGGCCAACATTTTTTAAGGTTGGTTTCTAAAGTGAAGGTTAGAAAACGTTGCCCTTATTCATTATGGTGGCCCCATTCGTAGGTCAGAAATGTGTAGGCATCAGGAAACCATGGAGATATTTCATTCGCGGAGTGAGGACTTTGAATTCTGAGCTTTAGCTTTTGTAGCTTCTTTTGGTGGAAGAGGTAGTTGAGACGAATTTCACGCTAGAGCTGCTTCCGCCTCCAAGGCTCAACCCGCCGATGCCTCTTCCACTTCCAGAGCTGAAGCTGCTTCCTCCAACACTGAGCCCACCTCCCATGCCGAGACCGCTTCCATCTCCAATGCAGACACCGCTTCCACCTCCAATGCCGAGACCACTTCTGTTTCCATACCCACCTCCAACACTTGAGGTGACCACAGCTGCAAAAAGAAAGCACCGTATGTTTAGATCTCACGGAATGGTGGCCACCGAGTGGCAAATGGAGACGGTCacggggtggtcacccgctccagccctgaaagGGTCAAAAGACAACCCTTGGGGAGGGCTGGGACTGAGAGCTAATAAGCTGGCTGATTGGGGAGGCAGCTACagctgggccacgccccaatcaggccacagctggcctgtataaaGGGGCTGTGAACCAGGTGCTCAGGCAGTCTCCCTCTAGCtgaggagggagatgggcctAGCTGCCGGGGAAGCCTAAAGGTACCTAGAGTgatgcagggctggggaaaggccagaggggCTGTGGAGCTCCAGAccagcaactccccaggctgcagggccttgTTCAAGGCCCCACAGAGGTACTGGGTTGcagagaaaggcagcaggtccaaacctccCTTCCCTGTGATGACTGGCTTGTACAGACTGCAGttggccccagtgaaagggggctagatggtgactggaagtagcccataggctgaggcaaggtggggatagagggtgggggttccccagggagggaagACCCAGGAAGCATGTGGCGGTATTGCAAAGGGGCAACACCCCAGGtaaaagggcaccggggtctgggagggacatgggggcgaGCGGGATGGCGACTAGCACAGGGCGCTCCAATGGCTGGAGAACTAATTGCCTGAgggaccagcaggaggtgccgctgGGTGAGTCTGGCACTGTTACAGAGACTAAAGCAAGGAAGTTTGTACAATATATGCATTCAAGTGACTTACAGATATTCATTGCACCAACACCTTCTCCACACAGCCTgttggggaagagaagagaggaaagtaaGAATTAAAGTGATGTCCATTGACAAGATCTGGttgaaaaaagcagaaaaatatcCATGAAATTTTTCCTCAAGTAGATGAATTTTTGTgcggaaagcagacactttccagGAAAATTTTCAGTTAGCCAACCCCCACAATTTTCCAACTAAATAAAAAGTTTTGACAGAAGCCTTTTGACCAGCCttcaaggttttttaaaattttttttaacatttcaaaaaaatcaaaacctctGTACACACTGGCtgacaaacagaaaaataatttcataaaatattccaaaaaaaACCCGCAAATATATTTCATCCAGATTTCAAAACTTTTTGACCAAGTTTTTCGTTAACATTTAAATTGATTCCAGCATAAAGAGAAGTTGCTGCGGGGGgagttttcagaaatgctgagcacctggagttcccattgacctcagttggACAATTGGGCGCTCAGCAACTGTTAAAATCCGGACATGAATGTGCTGCATTTCACCCACctgctctcctctccttccagcAGCTTCCTGTAGGTGGCAATCTCAATATCCAGGGCCAGCTTGACGTTCATCAGCTCCTGGTACTCCCGCAGCTGATGTGCCAAATCTCCCTTGGCCTTCTGCAGGGCATCCTCCAGCTCAGCCAGTTTGCCCTTGGCATCCTTGAGGGCCAGTTCGCCACGCTCCTCGGCCTCAGCAACGGCCGCTTGCAGGTTGGCGCACTACGGTAGAGAAGAACAGCGATTTAAACTTCCATAGGAAACATCAAACTGTTCTGCCTTCCTAGCATGCAATTGCCTGATCCAGCCTGGGTGCAGATCAAGCCGGAATAATTTAGGAGCATCTCATCTCTTCCCATCAACTTTTCTACAGTTTGGGACAGAtcatcaactggtgtaaatcttcCTAGCTCCATTAACTTTAGCAGAACGTGGCTGATTGACACCACTGAAAATTTGGCTCTCTGTGTTTCAATCTAACATGTTTGCAATCATTTCCAGGGGAAACATTAGGGATAGTATCATGCAGCTTAACTCTTTGAAGTCCAGATTGCCAGCTGATATAAAGTGCATCGACTTCATTGACACTGAGGTTCTGGCCCTATATTattgattcattttatttatgaGCAGAAAAGTCTGGTCAAATCCTAGTGACATTTTTACTTTGAGACcaaaggggccaaattcagtctTGGTACAGCAGAAATCAGTGGGGTTGCATTTGCATCCATCTTAGGAGTTAGGTTGGCCTAAGGCTTGGTACTGCCATAATGAAGCACCCGCACACAAAATACCCTCCTGTGTTTTCCGCAGTGCCCTACCTGTCTTTTCACATTATCAGTTTCATTCCTCAGTCTCTGAATGACTCGGTTCAGCTCTGAGATTTCATGCTTGGTGTTGCGGAGGTCATCCCCGTGTCTGCCAGCAGTAACCTGCAGCTCTTCATACTGCCATATACAAAGGGACACACAAATCATGTTAAAGTCCATGCTCTTTGGGGGCAGGTGTTGCATGTTATTACGTGTGTGCACAATCGGTCACCACTTCACCCCTGATTGGTACCTCTGAATGCTCAGCGACACAAATCAAGAAGAACAATAATAGTGATAGACAGCCGAATGTGCAGCTAATTGGAACCCAACCCTCTGTTGTTTTATGGTGACTCACCTTAGTTTGGTACCAAGATTCAGCCTCAGCTCGGCTCCTGTTAGCAATCTCCTCGTACTGCGCTTTGACTTCAGCAATGATGCTGTCCAGGTCCAGGTCTCGGTTGTTGTCCATAGACAGAATGACGGAGGTGTTGGAGACCTGCTGCTGCATCTGAGCCAGTTCCTGCAATTCATGCCAATATTCGGGTTAACTGTGAGTCAAAGAGACTTTTCCTCATGGGTAGACAACTGAACTTTTCACTGTGTACCATAAGCAGAGGCTCCAGCCTACGGTAAGGGGCTGTCACTCAAACAACTGTCAGGAACAGTCAAGacagactaggagtacttgtggcaccttagagactaacaaatttattagagcataagctttcgtgagctacagctcacttcatcggatgcatttggccaaatgcatccgatgaagtgagctgtagctcacgaaagcttatgctctaataaatttgttagtctctaaggtgccacaagagctccttttctttttgcgaatacagactaacacggctgctactctgaaactcaagaCAGACTGtgtcattgcaaaaaaaaaaaagcttcagaatTTTGCATATCACTGGGAAAACTAATTTGAAACCCGCTGAAAGAGACCTCGGGTGGCTAGCACTTACCATTTCGTACAGGGCTCTCAGGAAATTGATCTCATCAGTCAGGGAGTTCACGTTGGCATCCAGCTCCACCTTGTTCATGTAGGCACTGTCCACATCCTGAAAGACAGTAACAGATTGCAATGAGCGAAGCACTTTCATTAGCAGGCCAGCAACACGATTGGCTCCAAACTCATTTTCTAGAGGAGAATAAATGTAAAGGATTTTCTAATGGCTGTTAATAGTGTTGTGGCTGAATGGCTGATCTGAgaggtcttgtggttaaagcattgCACTGATGCTTTGAAGAACTAGGCTCAGTTCCCAGATGTGCCAAAGATTCCCTATGTAATGGTAGGCAAGTCCCCTAGATCTGACTGTGCTGAAGTTCAATAGGGTTAATAatcctccctttctcccaccctttgtctgtcttctctattgcaagctctctgggggcaaggtctgcctctctctctgtgtctgtacagcatctagcacaatggtgctCGGATCTCTAGGTGTTGCTGAAAGACAAACAATAATAAGGCTTGCATTATACAAACACCACTCACCTTCTTGAGTGTCACAAAGTCATTCTCG
Protein-coding regions in this window:
- the LOC119845610 gene encoding keratin, type II cytoskeletal 5-like, producing the protein MSRQSTVRFQRGKLGFSASSAIIPNSCRTSYSSHSVSRAGGCGAGAGAGRAVGGGNCFGSRSLYNLGGSKRIAMAGSSGGFLCGTPGPVGFAGSTGYGFGFGGGASSGYGLAGAGFGGGRFVPGFPVYPPSGIQEVTVNQSLLTPLNLEVDPTIQRVRKEEKEQIKTLNNQFASFIDKVRFLEQQNRVLETKWSLLQEQGQKTVKNNIEPLFENYIGNLRRQLNNLMDERGRLEGDLNNMQNVVEDFKNKYEDEINKRTIAENDFVTLKKDVDSAYMNKVELDANVNSLTDEINFLRALYEMELAQMQQQVSNTSVILSMDNNRDLDLDSIIAEVKAQYEEIANRSRAEAESWYQTKYEELQVTAGRHGDDLRNTKHEISELNRVIQRLRNETDNVKRQCANLQAAVAEAEERGELALKDAKGKLAELEDALQKAKGDLAHQLREYQELMNVKLALDIEIATYRKLLEGEESRLCGEGVGAMNISVVTSSVGGGYGNRSGLGIGGGSGVCIGDGSGLGMGGGLSVGGSSFSSGSGRGIGGLSLGGGSSSSVKFVSTTSSTKRSYKS